From the genome of Methylocystis bryophila, one region includes:
- a CDS encoding GDP-mannose 4,6-dehydratase has product MAKATRFLVLGSNSFSGATFCDFLAEAGHEVLATSRSEEAHSALLPYKWERREGAVRFRRIDINQDLDTLAELLSSERPTHVVNFAAQSMVAESWAHPDHWMMTNVVSTVRLLELLRRSESLERYVHVTTPEVYGSTDGWVRESSRFNPSTPYAVSRAAGDMALAAYFQNYGFPVLFTRAANVYGPGQPLYRIVPRTILAALSGQKLRLDGGGASTRVFVHMRDVSDATLRIALDGRLGETYHISGYELVSIRALVEAILSRLGKSFDNCVELGPERPGKDTTYMLDSFKLRSELAWRDRISLAEGIDDTIRWAERFASVLSELPLRYIHKA; this is encoded by the coding sequence ATGGCGAAAGCTACCCGTTTTCTCGTTCTGGGATCAAACTCCTTTTCGGGCGCGACTTTCTGCGATTTCCTGGCCGAGGCGGGTCACGAGGTTCTCGCGACAAGCCGCTCCGAGGAGGCCCATTCCGCTCTCCTCCCCTACAAATGGGAGCGGCGTGAGGGCGCGGTGCGATTTCGGCGCATCGACATCAATCAGGACCTCGATACGCTGGCGGAGCTCCTGAGTTCGGAGCGGCCGACGCATGTCGTGAATTTCGCCGCGCAGAGCATGGTCGCGGAGAGCTGGGCGCATCCAGACCATTGGATGATGACCAATGTCGTCTCCACGGTGCGCTTGCTCGAGCTTTTGCGCCGCAGCGAGTCCCTGGAGCGTTATGTTCACGTCACGACGCCGGAGGTTTACGGTTCGACCGACGGCTGGGTGCGGGAAAGCAGCCGGTTCAATCCCTCCACCCCCTATGCTGTCTCACGCGCGGCAGGAGACATGGCTCTGGCGGCCTATTTCCAGAACTACGGCTTTCCGGTGCTGTTCACGCGGGCTGCAAATGTTTACGGACCCGGTCAACCCCTCTACCGGATCGTGCCGCGCACGATTCTCGCGGCGCTTTCCGGCCAGAAGCTACGCTTGGACGGCGGCGGCGCGTCCACTCGCGTCTTTGTCCACATGCGCGACGTGTCGGACGCGACCCTCCGCATCGCCCTCGACGGGCGGCTCGGCGAGACCTATCACATTTCGGGCTATGAGCTCGTCTCGATCCGTGCTCTCGTGGAGGCCATTCTTTCCCGCCTCGGCAAATCCTTTGACAATTGTGTGGAGCTGGGGCCGGAGCGGCCGGGCAAAGACACGACCTACATGCTGGACTCCTTCAAGCTGCGCAGCGAGCTTGCCTGGCGGGATCGCATTTCTCTCGCGGAGGGAATTGACGACACGATCCGCTGGGCCGAGCGCTTCGCTTCAGTCTTGTCCGAGCTTCCCCTGCGATATATCCACAAGGCTTGA